Proteins from one Astatotilapia calliptera chromosome 8, fAstCal1.2, whole genome shotgun sequence genomic window:
- the dlgap5 gene encoding disks large-associated protein 5 isoform X1 — MESRFAHLRQRDTSVSMLRVKMSRRRSHSQKENRERTVNTRRQLDKLPELEMSSLNASIAVANMSTIQEKTKNNEKPAKAKAVEDRLKQLERWKERKALEKEKEKRERERKGVFKIGLYHPTGTITSLPAVPDASAKIQEKKANTAPSQSIRVTRSMKQQQQVEKPLKIQDPNTGLKKGQPAVERSTRTRLASAKPASTTTKTKEAPAVRALSTRSANRPPVPVVKGKPKDKTAVSDARTTRSRANLNPVAPLSGAQRNCKEAVNDTIHHAVSEEPELTVPEMQDIEKRPSPPSPTPCAEEEDMVVDQSPAKPVSADLVPSTSSFAPEGFLFQAPTGLSSFKFEPLTPRSADSFLTPSSSFNLPPAPVFSDEQSESCPPKSPLRSPPHTSPTVAPPSPGGSVETKHDVPYFRSEMANETERLMSLSLHWESKVEDESIPEEMRDRMRTAVGQARLLMKERFNQFSGLVDDCELGRGEKITTCTDLQGFWDMVYYQVEDVNKKFDALKEAEERGWVEEHKPPPRQKKVVKKQLAASAKPAGTNAAAKARLAAAKAAMKAKKQAAEAEKAAGAANTEDCLVLSSQNPHPQAGAQRQDTVVFDGGFFQVESPAKQSVRRSSHLNAAVLPGVSPCSTYLSPRRVTRRSLALAQTPVQHVHAPAHLRLTLRQTPEPKSQCGTPQATQSRRDIVNISMDFSPVKEVISDDTQPDGCPAQVSEKVFTDIPSVPQLLPAILEPAEDVTVDNPASPAVPGSPCKQPAVPPAPEPSSAPSFTLSPCATPSQPSVSSSAVQGLVETLCHTPDSTVVEEISGLDFERYLQPSDRCSLSPRDTVATETLSPMAVDVAMESPRGQATNFLTEKESALPVVSSVLTRHSRQVQTAESALLLFTPDLKDKIRQSVCPSDLMVFTPPNI; from the exons ATGGAGTCACGATTTGCTCACCTGCGGCAGCGGGACACCAGTGTGTCGATGCTTAGGGTAAAAATGTCTCGGAGAAGGTCTCATTCCCAGAAGGAGAATCGAGAACGTACTGTGAACACCCGGAGGCAGCTGGATAAACTCCCAGAGCTGGAAATGTCCTCCCTGAATGCCTCTATTGCAGTGGCCAATATGTCAACCATACAAGAGAAGacgaaaaacaatgaaaaacctGCTAAAG CAAAAGCAGTGGAAGATAGGCTGAAACAGCTCGAGCGCTGGAAGGAGCGGAAGGCTCttgagaaggagaaagagaagagggaaAGGGAACGTAAAGGGGTGTTTAAGATTGGTCTGTATCATCCAACGGGAACCATTACCTCACTACCTGCTGTCCCAGATGCCTCAGCAAAAATCCAAGAG AAAAAGGCGAACACGGCTCCATCCCAAAGTATTAGAGTCACTCGTTCaatgaaacagcagcagcaagtgGAGAAG CCTCTGAAGATACAAGATCCAAATACTGGACTGAAGAAGG GACAACCTGCTGTGGAAAGATCAACAAGGACCCGGCTAGCTTCTGCCAAGCCTGCATCAACTACGACCAAGACCAAAG AAGCACCTGCCGTACGAGCTTTGTCAACCAGATCTGCCAACAGACCTCCAGTTCCTGTGGTAAAAGGCAAACCTAAGGACAAGACTGCAG TGTCCGATGCAAGAACCACAAGGAGCCGAGCAAATCTTAATCCTGTGGCTCCCCTGTCTGGTGCACAAAGGAACTGTAAAG AAGCAGTCAATGACACTATCCATCATGCTGTCTCAGAG GAACCTGAGCTGACAGTGCCTGAGATGCAGGACATTGAGAAAAGACCTAGTCCTCCCAGCCCGACACCATGTGCTGAGGAAGAAGACATGGTGGTGGATCAATCTCCAGCCAAGCCTGTTTCTGCTGATCTCGTCCCATCGACATCCTCATTTGCTCCAGAAGGTTTTCTCTTCCAGGCTCCGACTGGCTTGTCATCCTTCAAGTTTGAGCCTCTCACACCTCGTTCAGCAGACTCCTTCCTTACACCAAG CTCCAGCTTCAACCTTCCACCAGCCCCCGTATTCAGTGATGAGCAGAGCGAATCGTGTCCACCTAAATCGCCTCTGCGCTCTCCTCCTCATACCTCTCCCACGGTTGCCCCTCCAAGTCCAGGTGGATCAGTGGAAACCAAGCACGACGTACCATATTTCAG ATCAGAAATGGCCAATGAGACAGAGAGACTGATGAGCTTGTCTCTCCACTGGGAGTCTAAAGTGGAGGATGAGTCCATCCCAGAAGAAA TGAGAGATCGCATGCGCACAGCTGTTGGCCAAGCACGGCTGTTGATGAAAGAACGCTTCAACCAATTCAGCGGTCTGGTGGACGACTGTGAGCTAGGCCGAGGGGAGaagatcaccacctgcactgacCTGCAGGGGTTCTGGGACATGGTTTATTACCAG GTCGAGGATGTCAACAAGAAGTTTGACGCTCTGAAAGAAGCGGAGGAGCGAGGCTGGGTGGAGGAGCACAAGCCTCCACCACGACAGAAGAAAGTAGTTAAG AAACAGCTAGCAGCATCTGCCAAGCCTGCAGGAACTAATGCAGCAGCTAAGGCTCGTCTGGCTGCCGCAAAAGCAGCCATGAAAGCCAAAAAGCAGGCAGCTGAGGCAGAGAAGGCAGCCGGTGCTGCTAACACTGAAGACTGTCTCGTCTTGAGCTCTCAGAATCCACACCCACAAGCAGGGGCTCAAAGGCAGGACACAGTGGTCTTTGATGGAGGCTTCTTCCAGGTGGAGAGCCCAGCTAAACAATCAG ttAGGAGATCCAGCCATTTAAATGCTGCTGTGCTGCCTGGGGTCTCTCCCTGCTCCACATATCTCTCACCTAGAAGGGTCACCCGGCGCTCCCTTGCGTTGGCTCAGACACCTGTTCAACATGTTCACGCACCCGCACACCTCCGCCTCACTCTCAGACAAACCCCAGAACCAAAGTCTCAGTGCGGCACTCCTCAGGCGACCCAGAGCAGAAGGGACATCGTGAACATCTCAATGGATTTCTCACCTGTCAAGGAAGTGATTTCagatgacacccaacctgacggATGCCCTGCACAAGTGTCAGAAAAAGTCTTCACAGACATTCCCTCTGTTCCACAACTCCTTCCAGCAATCCTCGAGCCAGCCGAGGATGTAACTGTTGATAACCCTGCCAGTCCAGCAGTTCCAGGCTCTCCGTGCAAACAACCTGCCGTGCCCCCAGCTCCTGAGCCCTCATCAGCCCCGAGCTTTACACTGTCGCCCTGTGCAACTCCTAGCCAACCTTCCGTCTCTTCATCTGCTGTGCAGGGCCTAGTGGAGACTCTGTGTCACACACCAGACAGCACAGTCGTTGAG GAAATTTCTGGACTGGATTTTGAGAGATACCTCCAGCCCTCAGACAGATGCAGCCTGTCACCAAGGGACACAGTTGCGACAGAGACACTGTCACCCATGGCAGTGGATGTAGCGATGGAGAGTCCTAGAGGACAAGCTACGAACTTTCTTACTGAGAAAGAGTCTG CACTGCCAGTGGTGTCTTCGGTGTTAACTCGTCACTCACGACAG GTACAGACAGCAGAGTCTGCCTTGCTTCTCTTCACCCCAGACCTGAAGGACAAGATACGCCAGTCAGTCTGTCCGAGTGACCTCATGGTCTTCACCCCTCCTAATATTTAG
- the dlgap5 gene encoding disks large-associated protein 5 isoform X2 produces the protein MESRFAHLRQRDTSVSMLRVKMSRRRSHSQKENRERTVNTRRQLDKLPELEMSSLNASIAVANMSTIQEKTKNNEKPAKAKAVEDRLKQLERWKERKALEKEKEKRERERKGVFKIGLYHPTGTITSLPAVPDASAKIQEKKANTAPSQSIRVTRSMKQQQQVEKPLKIQDPNTGLKKGQPAVERSTRTRLASAKPASTTTKTKEAPAVRALSTRSANRPPVPVVKGKPKDKTAVSDARTTRSRANLNPVAPLSGAQRNCKEAVNDTIHHAVSEEPELTVPEMQDIEKRPSPPSPTPCAEEEDMVVDQSPAKPVSADLVPSTSSFAPEGFLFQAPTGLSSFKFEPLTPRSADSFLTPSSSFNLPPAPVFSDEQSESCPPKSPLRSPPHTSPTVAPPSPGGSVETKHDVPYFRSEMANETERLMSLSLHWESKVEDESIPEEMRDRMRTAVGQARLLMKERFNQFSGLVDDCELGRGEKITTCTDLQGFWDMVYYQVEDVNKKFDALKEAEERGWVEEHKPPPRQKKVVKKQLAASAKPAGTNAAAKARLAAAKAAMKAKKQAAEAEKAAGAANTEDCLVLSSQNPHPQAGAQRQDTVVFDGGFFQVESPAKQSVRRSSHLNAAVLPGVSPCSTYLSPRRVTRRSLALAQTPVQHVHAPAHLRLTLRQTPEPKSQCGTPQATQSRRDIVNISMDFSPVKEVISDDTQPDGCPAQVSEKVFTDIPSVPQLLPAILEPAEDVTVDNPASPAVPGSPCKQPAVPPAPEPSSAPSFTLSPCATPSQPSVSSSAVQGLVETLCHTPDSTVVEEISGLDFERYLQPSDRCSLSPRDTVATETLSPMAVDVAMESPRGQATNFLTEKESGTDSRVCLASLHPRPEGQDTPVSLSE, from the exons ATGGAGTCACGATTTGCTCACCTGCGGCAGCGGGACACCAGTGTGTCGATGCTTAGGGTAAAAATGTCTCGGAGAAGGTCTCATTCCCAGAAGGAGAATCGAGAACGTACTGTGAACACCCGGAGGCAGCTGGATAAACTCCCAGAGCTGGAAATGTCCTCCCTGAATGCCTCTATTGCAGTGGCCAATATGTCAACCATACAAGAGAAGacgaaaaacaatgaaaaacctGCTAAAG CAAAAGCAGTGGAAGATAGGCTGAAACAGCTCGAGCGCTGGAAGGAGCGGAAGGCTCttgagaaggagaaagagaagagggaaAGGGAACGTAAAGGGGTGTTTAAGATTGGTCTGTATCATCCAACGGGAACCATTACCTCACTACCTGCTGTCCCAGATGCCTCAGCAAAAATCCAAGAG AAAAAGGCGAACACGGCTCCATCCCAAAGTATTAGAGTCACTCGTTCaatgaaacagcagcagcaagtgGAGAAG CCTCTGAAGATACAAGATCCAAATACTGGACTGAAGAAGG GACAACCTGCTGTGGAAAGATCAACAAGGACCCGGCTAGCTTCTGCCAAGCCTGCATCAACTACGACCAAGACCAAAG AAGCACCTGCCGTACGAGCTTTGTCAACCAGATCTGCCAACAGACCTCCAGTTCCTGTGGTAAAAGGCAAACCTAAGGACAAGACTGCAG TGTCCGATGCAAGAACCACAAGGAGCCGAGCAAATCTTAATCCTGTGGCTCCCCTGTCTGGTGCACAAAGGAACTGTAAAG AAGCAGTCAATGACACTATCCATCATGCTGTCTCAGAG GAACCTGAGCTGACAGTGCCTGAGATGCAGGACATTGAGAAAAGACCTAGTCCTCCCAGCCCGACACCATGTGCTGAGGAAGAAGACATGGTGGTGGATCAATCTCCAGCCAAGCCTGTTTCTGCTGATCTCGTCCCATCGACATCCTCATTTGCTCCAGAAGGTTTTCTCTTCCAGGCTCCGACTGGCTTGTCATCCTTCAAGTTTGAGCCTCTCACACCTCGTTCAGCAGACTCCTTCCTTACACCAAG CTCCAGCTTCAACCTTCCACCAGCCCCCGTATTCAGTGATGAGCAGAGCGAATCGTGTCCACCTAAATCGCCTCTGCGCTCTCCTCCTCATACCTCTCCCACGGTTGCCCCTCCAAGTCCAGGTGGATCAGTGGAAACCAAGCACGACGTACCATATTTCAG ATCAGAAATGGCCAATGAGACAGAGAGACTGATGAGCTTGTCTCTCCACTGGGAGTCTAAAGTGGAGGATGAGTCCATCCCAGAAGAAA TGAGAGATCGCATGCGCACAGCTGTTGGCCAAGCACGGCTGTTGATGAAAGAACGCTTCAACCAATTCAGCGGTCTGGTGGACGACTGTGAGCTAGGCCGAGGGGAGaagatcaccacctgcactgacCTGCAGGGGTTCTGGGACATGGTTTATTACCAG GTCGAGGATGTCAACAAGAAGTTTGACGCTCTGAAAGAAGCGGAGGAGCGAGGCTGGGTGGAGGAGCACAAGCCTCCACCACGACAGAAGAAAGTAGTTAAG AAACAGCTAGCAGCATCTGCCAAGCCTGCAGGAACTAATGCAGCAGCTAAGGCTCGTCTGGCTGCCGCAAAAGCAGCCATGAAAGCCAAAAAGCAGGCAGCTGAGGCAGAGAAGGCAGCCGGTGCTGCTAACACTGAAGACTGTCTCGTCTTGAGCTCTCAGAATCCACACCCACAAGCAGGGGCTCAAAGGCAGGACACAGTGGTCTTTGATGGAGGCTTCTTCCAGGTGGAGAGCCCAGCTAAACAATCAG ttAGGAGATCCAGCCATTTAAATGCTGCTGTGCTGCCTGGGGTCTCTCCCTGCTCCACATATCTCTCACCTAGAAGGGTCACCCGGCGCTCCCTTGCGTTGGCTCAGACACCTGTTCAACATGTTCACGCACCCGCACACCTCCGCCTCACTCTCAGACAAACCCCAGAACCAAAGTCTCAGTGCGGCACTCCTCAGGCGACCCAGAGCAGAAGGGACATCGTGAACATCTCAATGGATTTCTCACCTGTCAAGGAAGTGATTTCagatgacacccaacctgacggATGCCCTGCACAAGTGTCAGAAAAAGTCTTCACAGACATTCCCTCTGTTCCACAACTCCTTCCAGCAATCCTCGAGCCAGCCGAGGATGTAACTGTTGATAACCCTGCCAGTCCAGCAGTTCCAGGCTCTCCGTGCAAACAACCTGCCGTGCCCCCAGCTCCTGAGCCCTCATCAGCCCCGAGCTTTACACTGTCGCCCTGTGCAACTCCTAGCCAACCTTCCGTCTCTTCATCTGCTGTGCAGGGCCTAGTGGAGACTCTGTGTCACACACCAGACAGCACAGTCGTTGAG GAAATTTCTGGACTGGATTTTGAGAGATACCTCCAGCCCTCAGACAGATGCAGCCTGTCACCAAGGGACACAGTTGCGACAGAGACACTGTCACCCATGGCAGTGGATGTAGCGATGGAGAGTCCTAGAGGACAAGCTACGAACTTTCTTACTGAGAAAGAGTCTG GTACAGACAGCAGAGTCTGCCTTGCTTCTCTTCACCCCAGACCTGAAGGACAAGATACGCCAGTCAGTCTGTCCGAGTGA